CGGTTTATCCTTCACATTCTCCACACTTTTGAGCATATATAACTCGATCAAGCTGGGCATATTGTATTACACTAGCTAGTAGCCTAGTATTttattgattataaaatacttaaacAATTAAGATGCCATTTTATTGGTTTAAGTCGTTTTAGCGGAGAAGGTTTTTATTCTATCGTACTAAAACTGAGTTTTCAACGTAATGCACGTCATTTCAGCTGCTATAAGTTTTATATTAAGACCTAGGAGGCTAGGACTATATCAAATTGAAACCTAAACACTGAATCTTACGCACTTTCTACATGGTACATTGATTATGGATGCACTAATTGTGCTTAAAAGTTATTTCAGAATCGTTCATTTTGTTTATCTTGCATGTGGCTACTTTCACATCTGGCATAAATTTTACGTTGACCTAGGGGCCTAGGACTATAACAATTTGAAACCGAAAGATAGAATCTTATGCAGTTTTTACCTGATACATCATTGATTCAGTAACCGTACTTAGAAGTTAGATCAGAATGTATCgttcatttttgtttatatcTTGCATGTGGCTACTTTCGCATCAGTCAGGTGTGCTAAGTTTGAACCCAAGAAgcataatatatgtatatagttatTGATCCAATACagaattgtataaatatataatcgatgacaagaagaaataaaatagtataatatatgtatagtcAATTAGcctttaattatataaaatacatatgtGTTCCTGCTTCCTCTGTTCACAATTGGATCTAAAAGCATCCTCAATGCTACAACTTCTCAAAGGGTTGTTATCAGatttatatttatctaattaagatatattttgttataaatagtTATACCAATTATAAAATGACACATGCATGTGTAGAGTATCTATGATTTTTCATTTGagaaatttcttattttttattactgAGATATACGATGAGAAACAACCAATGAAACTACTATATGGAAGAAAAGTAAGTGAGACCAAAACAAATACACAAACTTACGCTATAAAACAAAAACGAGTTGTTTGAATATGAACTTGAACTTGTAAAATTCTTGGAAAACTAATTACAAATCTTTTGGACTTTGTGAGAAAAATATTCAACATTAATGAAGAATTATTCAAACGTACTCTACTCATTCCACCACATGTATGgctactgcaaaaaaaaaaacgactcGTCATACCCTATATAAACGATATATATTTCCTTCGTCCTTCACAAACATTTCATGCCCCCATATCTCTCTCTAcgagcaaaaaaaaagagatgggGCCTAAGAATATCATTTTGGCAATATTTATAATTGCCATAACCATCATCGTACTGATTTCTACAGTATCCGTTAGCAACAGCGAAACAGAAACGCATATGCAAACGCAAACGCTCGTTACGAAGGAACCTCTTAGGGTGAGTCGTTTCCTAGCGCAAAACGAGAAGAGAGGTCATCGCAACCCTAACGCGGCTGATCATTGCAACAAGAACGAGGAGATATGCAAGAGTCAAGGATCGTCCAACTCCACAATGGCTTGTTGTAGCAACAAGTGTGTTGATGTGGCGTACGATAACGATAATTGCGGCGCCTGTAACAACCAATGCAAGTTCACGCAGACTTGTTGTGGAGGAGAATGTGTTTACTTGGCTTATGATAAGAGGCATTGTGGGGAGTGTAACCATCGTTGTTTGGTTGGTGACGTTTGTGTCTATGGGTTGTGTAATTACGCTTGATATATGTGGTTAGTTAGTTTTTCTATAGTAAACTTTGCTATGTTTACTAGTGTTCCAGTTAATgtgattttataatataatattcttgtttggattgttgctttcttatatagaaatttggatcaagaaattgataaaaatatgttGGTTTTCTTAGTGTTTGATATTGCGAGAAGATTCAACGAAATGGAAAAGCACTAGTCACTGGATGTTCTTAGGTTAGTAACTGCAAGATTTATACTATtgtaaaattcaatttttgtaACTTAATAATGCCTAACAAGCTAAACCATGTTCGTTTTTGTAACTGGACGATGTATAATTGTATACATATGTTGCATTGAAACGGTGTTTTAGTATGatttttatacataatttttatatttagttgTTGACTTGTGTAGATGTTTAATTTGTCCATTTTTTTCACAGAGTACTTAATGCaactaattacaaaaataaaatttatcacatttattaaaaataaattatatgttaattaaaaataaataaaaacagttCTAAGAAATTTTCTTTCCGAAATTccaacaaaattcaaaaattttattttagaaaagctTCGTATTACTTAAGGAGCTGTTTCTATTAGTAAGCCTTGCCAATTATTTGAAACCCTTACTTAAGCGAATCTTATGATATTTAATTTGGGGTTTTCTTTAAAGTTAAACACAGTTTAAACACTACAATGGACAATTGAAATTATGTTCCAGCACTCGACATGTTAGAGCTTTGGGACGGATTGATCAAGGAACCTCATACTTGGTCAAGATTTGCAAGAGAATTCAAAATGATAGAAACTCTACAAATATACTTTCCGGACTTCAAAATCATTCATATTCCATGAGCGAAAACCATATTTCGGATTCTTTAGCTACGATTGCGAGGTTTTTCTACaaggatttatattttattggttgttttaTTCCGATTTAGTTACCCaaaccacctcaagtttgagtaatagaataacaTTTCTTTGTAAAGAAAAACACAGTTGTTTAACAAGTTCACTAAACAACTTAATCAAAGTAAACACAATTGTGTATCAACAATGTTAAACTTATTTGTGGTATTTCTCAGTAATggtgactaatatttaattaataattaaacacAGTCGTTTAAcaagtttattaaacaaaattgttGTTCAATAGCTGcattaatttaaatcaaatctTGCAGTAACGTGGAAATCAAACAAGGAGAATAAACAAAGTATGCAATTGTTTAACAAGTTCAAAACCAGCAAATGACACGATCCAAGAAACAAAAGTACATGAATTTAGTAATAACTTAATAAAGTCAAATTGTAATATTCGAAGTTAATATCGCTAGATCCTAAACTTTCTTAGATGCCTAGATCTCATTTCACTCAACTACTACAAGATTAGAATTACACAAGCTTTGTATTAAGAttgtaagagcatgattaatgagaAGTTTTTAGGGTGgtgttcttagcggaatataagaaactgtctcttaatttttaactaaaaaactaaaaaccggctcttaaatattttatttaagagccggttcttagtttttttagttaaaagttagagATAGTTTtctatattccgctaagaactccacCATAAAAACTCCCATTAATATGCTCTAATGGATTCATATTTTTGTGAGAGTAATCTCCCTCTCAAAGTTGACTATAAAATCAAAAGTTACAGTATATTCATGAAGATTACAATCAGACTGACGCAATGTTGTTCAACCCATTGTAAGCCCATATTGATCCATGCTTAAAATACCaagataagtaaatataaacttCACAACATCGAGAGGTTGTCAGTAATAACATCCCACATTAGAAGTGAGAACCGGTCTAGAGCAACATATAAAAGATACATGACACAAGTCGCTTTGTTATCAATTGATTTTGAGTTAGAAACTTTATGATATTTAAcattgtaaaatattatattcttgcATTAGAACATAACATTTGTGATGCAGATAAGTAtttggaatatttccaaatatcttgttatttattttattagttatattaatttagataattaccttttatttatattttctatattttaatggttttcctattttaattaagattagggtttttttaGATTAAggatttattataaataggTATTGAAGCCTAAAGTTGTAGGGAGactttgataattaataatagAGCTTTTGCTTATTACCTTAAAAGAGATTTGATTCAGTTCATCTATTTTGAGTTGCCTTGAACAAGATTCGATTAAATTCATCTTATTCAGGAAGTTGGTCTCAAGAAGCTATCGAAAGAAACTCTTGATTGATCCAAGAACAGGTCTCGAAGAACCTAAATTCTTAGATCGACCGTTCAACCTAGTTGTCCGCTGCatcaggtggtatcagagccagatTATTAAAAGGTAATtatctaaattaatataactaataaaataaataacaaaatatttggaaatattccaaaTACTTATCTGCATCAATTTGTCAGGTAGATGGTGGTTTAGTGATTCTTCAACTCTACTTCAGAGATGTGATTATATTCTGAATACAGTTTAATCAACGGTATATCGGAAGAAGTTATGGAGAAAAAGATGAAAACATTCACAATTCCAAAAGACGATCATGTGACAGTCCACTTATTGTCAGTATATTTTTTGAGTTAGAAATTCACATAACTCAACATTTACCAAGTAAGTAAATAGTGATCTAATGATTCTTGAGACTCTGAGAGTACTCAAGATATGCTAGTTACGTTCAACTATACTTGAGAAGGGTTTTAACAGGACCATCTCAAATTTCATTAAGAGCCTGTTCaaaaaaagttaattatatatttaacaatataataaaatagttttaaa
This genomic interval from Brassica napus cultivar Da-Ae chromosome A6, Da-Ae, whole genome shotgun sequence contains the following:
- the LOC111206760 gene encoding stigma-specific STIG1-like protein 3, giving the protein MGPKNIILAIFIIAITIIVLISTVSVSNSETETHMQTQTLVTKEPLRVSRFLAQNEKRGHRNPNAADHCNKNEEICKSQGSSNSTMACCSNKCVDVAYDNDNCGACNNQCKFTQTCCGGECVYLAYDKRHCGECNHRCLVGDVCVYGLCNYA